The following proteins are co-located in the Dyadobacter chenwenxiniae genome:
- a CDS encoding AI-2E family transporter — protein MKESVSKILIWILLIIAIPAGLYFGKTFLAPLAIGAVLSMMLIPVMDWLMSKGLSKGWAVAGSTVTLLMFLVFLGSLITIQVKMISRDWPEIEKKSVQYLDQGQKFIEEKSGLDPDEQLAQAKTMLSKLGSGSPAALGSVGGAVANVILIIVYVVLLLSQRARFKEFILLNFPKQDHIRVRKALKEIRKTSGGYFYGMLKAMIILAILYGTGFMIGGVKYAFLLALIAAVFSFIPYVGNAIGGSLAALLALVSGGPSSVLVVLIVMFAAQMIDNYITQPYVVGKEVDLNPFMTITSVVAFGVLWGIAGAIIAIPITGIIRVTFQYLPNTKSLAFVMGNEKPVMDLEGVKEKVDERNSA, from the coding sequence ATGAAGGAAAGCGTCTCCAAGATCCTAATTTGGATTTTATTAATCATTGCAATTCCGGCCGGTTTGTACTTCGGCAAAACATTTCTGGCGCCACTTGCGATCGGTGCCGTATTGTCCATGATGCTTATTCCGGTGATGGATTGGCTCATGTCCAAAGGACTCTCAAAAGGCTGGGCCGTTGCGGGAAGCACGGTAACATTGCTGATGTTCCTGGTTTTTCTGGGCTCGCTGATCACCATTCAGGTGAAGATGATTTCCCGGGACTGGCCTGAAATCGAAAAGAAGTCTGTTCAATATCTGGACCAGGGACAGAAATTCATAGAAGAGAAATCAGGTCTGGATCCGGACGAGCAGCTGGCACAGGCGAAGACAATGTTGTCCAAACTCGGCAGCGGCAGCCCGGCGGCGTTAGGGTCGGTAGGAGGGGCTGTGGCGAATGTTATCCTCATTATCGTTTACGTGGTTTTGTTGCTGTCTCAAAGAGCGCGCTTCAAGGAGTTTATATTGCTTAATTTTCCAAAGCAGGACCATATCCGCGTCCGGAAAGCACTAAAAGAAATCCGAAAAACATCGGGCGGTTATTTTTATGGAATGCTAAAAGCCATGATCATTCTGGCCATCCTTTATGGGACGGGTTTTATGATCGGTGGTGTTAAATATGCTTTTTTACTTGCGTTGATTGCCGCGGTATTTTCATTCATTCCTTACGTTGGCAACGCGATTGGTGGCAGTTTGGCTGCCCTGCTGGCATTGGTTTCGGGCGGACCTTCGAGTGTACTGGTGGTATTGATCGTGATGTTTGCCGCGCAAATGATCGATAATTACATTACCCAGCCTTACGTTGTAGGTAAAGAAGTTGACCTAAACCCATTTATGACCATCACATCAGTTGTCGCTTTTGGTGTGCTATGGGGCATTGCCGGCGCCATCATTGCCATTCCGATCACCGGCATCATTCGGGTGACATTCCAATATTTACCCAACACCAAATCACTGGCTTTCGTGATGGGGAACGAAAAGCCAGTGATGGATCTGGAAGGGGTTAAGGAAAAAGTTGACGAGAGAAACAGTGCTTAA
- a CDS encoding sialate O-acetylesterase, with translation MKRTSLFLFLLLNTSVFAQVKLARLFSDHVVLQRQKPIPVWGWAKAGEKVKVTLAQQALQTKADASGKWMVSFNPLEAGGPHTLNVSAKSGQASVNDILIGEVWLCSGQSNMEWPVSAAKDFEIEKQNANFPQIRHFRVEHNVTLQPEMDLKAGEWQIASSETVGAFTAVGFFFARELYQKLNIPIGLLHSSWGGSQVEGWISKEGMQSDDELKTYAQNLPKTWQEADIVMDAKLRKTLFKSDSYTPTAEDEKKYVGENIDFSTWLKTADPVGQWDWKGLMGYRGKGYMAKEVTIPADLTAKETILSLAENDSPNKIYINGKLIGETAEKGVRKIKIPANSWKEGKNQLVIALGNMVGTPWFGRGMMGNASDMYVEDGALKISLAKNWLLMPAFAEKHEYAHLMNNVGTSIYNAMIVPLLPFAIRGSLWYQGEANTGRAYQYRKSFPLLINDWRRLWNDEFSFYWVQLSSFGKDEDSNKGSNWAELREAQNMTLSLPKTGMAVTTDVGNPDNIHPTNKQDVAHRLATQALKNDYGQNIPYASPLYDKVQFVDGKAVVSFKHAENGLMVKDRYGYLKGFEIAGEDKVFYYAKAEIKGNTVEVSHPKVTKPVSVRYAWSDAPEEANLFSTDGFPASSFRTDDWPGRSINGKFQ, from the coding sequence ATGAAACGCACCTCGCTTTTCCTTTTCCTGCTCCTGAACACCTCTGTTTTCGCGCAGGTAAAACTCGCCCGACTATTTTCCGATCATGTTGTTTTACAAAGACAAAAACCCATTCCGGTCTGGGGCTGGGCGAAAGCGGGTGAAAAAGTGAAAGTGACGCTTGCTCAGCAAGCATTGCAAACAAAAGCGGATGCTTCCGGTAAGTGGATGGTAAGCTTCAATCCGCTGGAAGCCGGTGGACCGCATACATTGAATGTGTCGGCAAAATCGGGGCAGGCGTCTGTTAATGACATCCTTATCGGTGAAGTCTGGCTGTGTTCAGGGCAATCGAATATGGAATGGCCTGTGTCGGCCGCCAAGGATTTTGAAATAGAGAAACAGAACGCGAATTTTCCCCAAATCCGTCATTTCAGGGTCGAACACAATGTAACATTACAGCCCGAAATGGATTTAAAGGCCGGTGAATGGCAAATCGCATCCTCGGAAACAGTAGGAGCTTTTACAGCCGTCGGGTTCTTTTTCGCCCGCGAATTGTATCAAAAATTAAACATTCCGATTGGCCTCCTGCATTCCTCCTGGGGCGGATCGCAAGTGGAAGGCTGGATCAGTAAAGAAGGAATGCAAAGCGACGATGAACTGAAAACTTATGCGCAAAACCTTCCTAAAACATGGCAGGAAGCAGATATCGTCATGGACGCCAAACTCAGGAAAACACTTTTTAAAAGTGATTCGTACACGCCAACGGCAGAAGATGAAAAGAAATATGTGGGCGAAAACATTGATTTTTCCACATGGCTGAAAACGGCTGATCCGGTTGGACAATGGGATTGGAAGGGCCTAATGGGTTATCGGGGAAAGGGTTATATGGCCAAAGAAGTGACCATTCCTGCTGATCTGACCGCGAAAGAGACTATTTTATCATTGGCCGAAAACGATAGTCCGAACAAAATTTATATCAATGGAAAACTAATTGGCGAAACTGCTGAGAAAGGCGTTCGCAAAATAAAAATCCCTGCCAACTCCTGGAAAGAAGGTAAGAACCAACTGGTTATTGCGCTGGGAAACATGGTTGGCACCCCCTGGTTCGGGCGGGGAATGATGGGCAATGCGAGTGACATGTATGTAGAAGACGGCGCGTTAAAGATTAGCCTGGCGAAAAATTGGCTGCTTATGCCGGCATTTGCCGAAAAGCACGAGTATGCGCACCTGATGAACAATGTTGGCACAAGCATTTACAACGCCATGATCGTTCCGCTGCTTCCGTTCGCGATCCGCGGGTCGCTTTGGTACCAGGGCGAGGCCAACACAGGAAGGGCTTACCAATATCGTAAGTCGTTCCCGCTGTTGATCAATGACTGGCGCAGGCTTTGGAATGATGAGTTTTCATTTTACTGGGTGCAGCTTTCGAGTTTCGGAAAAGATGAGGACAGCAATAAAGGAAGTAATTGGGCCGAATTGCGTGAGGCGCAAAATATGACATTAAGCCTGCCAAAAACCGGAATGGCCGTAACCACTGACGTAGGTAATCCCGATAACATTCACCCGACCAATAAACAGGATGTGGCCCACCGCCTGGCAACCCAGGCCCTGAAAAATGATTACGGTCAAAACATCCCGTATGCTTCGCCGCTTTACGACAAAGTGCAATTCGTTGATGGAAAAGCAGTTGTATCATTCAAGCACGCAGAAAACGGCTTGATGGTAAAGGATCGCTACGGCTATCTGAAGGGATTTGAAATAGCAGGCGAAGACAAGGTCTTTTATTATGCCAAAGCAGAGATCAAGGGAAATACAGTAGAAGTTTCACATCCGAAGGTTACCAAACCAGTGTCCGTAAGATATGCATGGTCGGATGCGCCCGAAGAAGCTAATCTATTCAGCACAGATGGCTTTCCCGCCAGTAGTTTCAGGACGGACGACTGGCCTGGCCGTTCAATTAACGGCAAATTTCAGTAA
- a CDS encoding serine hydrolase has protein sequence MIRSFTAFVFLSCLSFWCKGQKPDTLFLEKLLRSKPELFSKILNHPRKNEVQILYTQIDRDKNNVPHFKSYSYHLNDLHYFFPASTVKLPTVIFALEKINELNVRGLTARSTMLTGAAFAKQTAVEKDSSSENGLPSLEHYIKKILLVSDNDAYNRLYEFIGRAEINQKLKKHNLTTSRILNRYAVKDTEITSRHTNPVSFYNRDSLVYYQHGKFDPLDYPLALSNTSMGKAYMDSSDRFVAKPFNMANKNAFSITDQQAVMKKLLFPEVFPENERFDLTRQDYELIYTFMSKYPAESKYPQYDPKDFWNVYAKFLFYGADKKTTPNPTIRIFNKYGDSYGFIIDNAYIVDFENNVEFMLTAVVQSNEDGVYNDDKYEYEEVCYPFMKNLGRTIYEFELKRKKEYLPDLSKFIMEY, from the coding sequence ATGATCCGATCATTTACGGCTTTCGTTTTCCTGAGTTGCCTTTCCTTTTGGTGTAAAGGGCAGAAGCCAGACACATTATTTCTGGAAAAGCTGCTCAGGAGTAAGCCCGAATTGTTTTCAAAGATCTTGAACCACCCTCGAAAAAACGAAGTGCAGATCCTGTATACGCAGATCGATCGGGACAAAAACAATGTCCCGCACTTCAAGAGTTACAGCTATCATCTCAACGACTTGCATTATTTCTTTCCTGCCAGCACCGTTAAGTTGCCGACGGTGATCTTTGCACTGGAAAAAATCAATGAGCTGAACGTGCGCGGACTTACCGCCAGAAGCACCATGCTGACGGGCGCTGCATTTGCGAAACAAACGGCCGTTGAAAAGGATAGTTCTTCGGAAAACGGCCTTCCCTCTTTGGAACATTACATCAAGAAAATCCTGCTGGTGAGCGATAATGATGCTTATAACCGGCTTTACGAATTTATCGGAAGGGCGGAAATTAATCAGAAACTAAAAAAACATAACCTGACCACAAGCCGCATTCTCAATCGTTATGCGGTGAAGGACACGGAAATTACTTCGCGACACACCAATCCCGTTTCCTTTTACAACCGGGACAGCCTCGTTTATTATCAGCATGGCAAATTTGATCCGCTGGATTATCCGCTTGCATTGTCCAATACGAGCATGGGCAAGGCATATATGGACAGTTCCGACCGCTTTGTAGCCAAGCCTTTTAATATGGCCAATAAGAATGCATTTAGCATTACGGACCAGCAAGCGGTGATGAAGAAGCTCCTGTTTCCCGAGGTGTTTCCCGAAAACGAGCGGTTTGACCTCACCCGGCAGGACTACGAATTGATATACACTTTCATGAGCAAGTATCCTGCGGAAAGCAAATATCCCCAATACGATCCGAAGGATTTCTGGAATGTATATGCCAAATTTCTCTTCTATGGTGCAGATAAGAAGACAACTCCAAACCCTACTATCCGGATCTTCAATAAATACGGCGATTCGTACGGCTTTATAATAGACAATGCTTACATCGTGGATTTTGAAAATAACGTTGAATTTATGCTGACGGCCGTTGTGCAGTCGAATGAGGATGGCGTATATAACGATGATAAGTATGAGTACGAAGAAGTTTGTTATCCCTTCATGAAAAACCTGGGGCGGACGATTTATGAATTTGAATTAAAGAGAAAAAAGGAATATTTACCTGATTTGTCTAAATTTATAATGGAATATTAA
- a CDS encoding glycosyltransferase translates to MISVIICSADPAALQLVKENVAETIGTDHEIIAFANANAEKGICELYNEGTKQAKYDILVFMHEDIEMKTVHWGARVLEIFAGNPKLGLVGVAGGGYKSLVPSSWYNADLEMNGGFYCNLIQGFKHSGREAFLDYRNAKNEKLTKVASIDGCWMATRKEVALTHPFDQHLLKHFHAYDIDFSLAVGRQYDVAVTYEVLLSHFSEGNFSQVWENEISKVHKKWSAVLPVNADGLDEKSLLRYERRAFRLYFERKLDQGKTYKELMQVCWNARHSRIFKGLKWYKMYVDLWRVWRKGND, encoded by the coding sequence ATGATATCAGTAATCATCTGTTCGGCCGATCCCGCAGCGCTGCAGCTGGTTAAGGAGAATGTTGCCGAGACAATCGGCACGGATCATGAAATTATCGCTTTTGCCAATGCGAATGCTGAAAAGGGCATCTGTGAACTTTATAATGAAGGGACGAAGCAGGCGAAATACGATATCCTGGTGTTTATGCATGAAGATATTGAAATGAAAACCGTGCACTGGGGGGCCAGGGTTTTGGAAATATTTGCTGGTAACCCAAAACTCGGACTGGTTGGCGTTGCCGGTGGTGGATATAAATCGCTGGTGCCGTCGAGCTGGTACAATGCCGATCTGGAAATGAACGGCGGGTTTTATTGTAACCTCATTCAGGGCTTCAAACATTCGGGGAGAGAAGCGTTTTTGGATTACCGCAACGCGAAGAACGAAAAACTGACCAAAGTGGCGAGCATTGACGGATGTTGGATGGCGACAAGAAAAGAAGTTGCGCTTACGCATCCTTTTGACCAACACCTCCTGAAACATTTTCACGCCTACGACATTGATTTTTCGCTGGCAGTAGGAAGGCAATATGATGTGGCCGTCACTTACGAGGTGCTTTTAAGCCACTTTTCAGAGGGGAATTTTAGTCAGGTTTGGGAAAATGAAATATCAAAGGTCCACAAAAAGTGGAGTGCAGTATTGCCAGTCAATGCCGATGGGCTGGATGAAAAAAGCTTGCTTAGGTATGAGCGCCGGGCTTTCAGATTATATTTTGAAAGGAAACTGGATCAGGGAAAAACCTATAAAGAATTAATGCAGGTTTGCTGGAATGCACGCCATTCGAGGATCTTTAAAGGCCTGAAATGGTATAAGATGTATGTGGATCTTTGGAGGGTTTGGAGGAAGGGGAATGATTGA
- a CDS encoding bestrophin family protein, with amino-acid sequence MYTAREIKLGIILSFAWKPILIFFIYALALCLISAATGIILGISFVPIGLIGTAVAFYVGFKNNSSYERLWEARRIWGAIVNASRTWGTLSATYIQPLPDEAGYDEKQVRKQLIHRHIAYINAVRIQLRAKSVWDDKDSVARHIVREQAGNDDATLQQSLNNFLPAGEVQYFLSKKNPATHIMKAQAAQLDEVFRRGAINELFYFHMMNLVQEFYTQQGAADRIKNFPFPRQYAYFSKLFVWLFIAILPFGLINEFAKLGPGLLWLAIPSYMIIAWVFYTMEVVGDTSENPFENAINDIPMTAICRTIEIDLREMLDETNIPAPLTAVNNILM; translated from the coding sequence ATGTATACCGCCCGTGAAATAAAATTGGGGATCATCTTGTCCTTTGCATGGAAACCGATCCTCATTTTCTTTATTTATGCCCTTGCATTATGTCTGATAAGCGCTGCAACCGGCATAATCCTCGGAATTTCATTTGTTCCCATTGGGCTTATAGGCACTGCCGTTGCTTTTTATGTGGGTTTTAAAAACAATTCTTCCTACGAACGCCTCTGGGAAGCACGGCGCATATGGGGTGCGATCGTGAACGCCAGCAGAACCTGGGGCACCCTCTCCGCCACCTATATCCAGCCATTGCCCGATGAAGCTGGCTACGACGAAAAGCAGGTTCGTAAACAGCTTATTCACAGGCACATTGCATATATTAACGCCGTTCGTATCCAGCTTCGGGCAAAAAGCGTCTGGGATGATAAAGACTCGGTTGCGCGCCACATTGTCCGGGAGCAGGCTGGTAACGATGATGCGACGTTGCAGCAATCTCTGAACAACTTTTTACCTGCAGGAGAGGTGCAATATTTTTTATCTAAAAAGAACCCAGCGACGCATATCATGAAGGCGCAAGCCGCACAACTGGATGAAGTCTTTCGCAGAGGCGCGATTAACGAACTGTTCTATTTCCATATGATGAATCTGGTTCAGGAATTTTACACCCAGCAGGGCGCGGCAGACCGGATCAAAAATTTTCCATTTCCGCGTCAGTATGCGTATTTCAGCAAGCTTTTCGTCTGGCTTTTTATTGCTATCCTGCCATTTGGGCTTATCAATGAGTTTGCCAAATTAGGTCCTGGCCTGCTGTGGCTCGCTATTCCAAGTTACATGATCATTGCATGGGTATTTTATACCATGGAAGTGGTAGGCGACACGAGCGAAAATCCGTTTGAAAATGCAATCAACGACATTCCGATGACGGCCATTTGCCGCACCATTGAAATTGACCTCCGCGAAATGCTGGACGAAACAAACATTCCGGCGCCTTTAACGGCAGTCAACAATATTTTAATGTAA
- a CDS encoding DUF5672 family protein, whose amino-acid sequence MTSNKQVAVVVPIYKTQLSEFEKISIQQCRKVLSNHPIIALKPDILDLDELGSDNIFTGSVSFDPAFFEHVQGYNRLMLSPAFYQQFLGYEFILIHQLDAFVFKDELLKWCRSGYDYIGAPWPKRLEEPDIVKAFKTRAITLYHIWKNTFEGGLPIQRQFDNVVGNGGFSLRRVKKFFDLATRMQDKANEYHQRHEHQFHEDVFWSIEVNRKWHNLRIPPFKTAYKFSIENNPERGVRFNKGLPFGCHAWDAPDNFQYWKPILMELGYKVILNE is encoded by the coding sequence ATGACTAGCAACAAACAAGTTGCTGTTGTCGTTCCTATTTATAAAACTCAACTTTCTGAATTCGAGAAAATATCCATTCAGCAGTGCAGGAAAGTGCTTTCCAACCACCCGATCATTGCGCTGAAACCGGATATACTTGATCTTGACGAATTGGGCAGCGACAACATTTTCACCGGTTCGGTCAGTTTTGATCCTGCTTTTTTTGAGCATGTTCAGGGTTACAACAGGCTCATGCTCAGCCCCGCATTCTACCAGCAATTTCTTGGTTATGAATTCATTCTGATTCACCAATTAGATGCTTTTGTTTTCAAAGACGAACTTCTGAAATGGTGCCGAAGCGGTTACGATTACATCGGTGCGCCATGGCCAAAGCGACTGGAAGAGCCGGACATTGTGAAAGCATTCAAAACCAGGGCCATCACATTGTATCACATTTGGAAAAATACATTTGAAGGCGGCCTGCCCATTCAGCGGCAATTTGATAATGTGGTGGGCAATGGTGGCTTTTCGCTCAGAAGGGTTAAAAAGTTTTTCGATCTGGCAACCAGGATGCAGGACAAGGCGAATGAATATCACCAGCGGCACGAACACCAGTTTCACGAGGATGTTTTTTGGAGCATTGAAGTCAACAGAAAATGGCACAATTTGCGCATTCCCCCATTTAAAACCGCTTACAAATTCTCCATAGAAAACAACCCCGAACGCGGCGTCCGCTTCAATAAAGGACTACCCTTCGGCTGCCACGCCTGGGACGCCCCGGATAATTTTCAATATTGGAAGCCGATACTGATGGAGCTGGGCTATAAGGTAATTTTGAATGAGTGA
- a CDS encoding outer membrane protein assembly factor BamB family protein, whose amino-acid sequence MLKPLSVCIAASALFLVAIQQKEFEIKPAEDTEWTEYLGGPDRNHYSPLTQINRENVNKLKVAWTYAMPDSGQTQVNPIIVNGILYGVTNTVQAFALDAATGKQIWLFGDKSKNGSNTSRGLTYWADGEDKRIMHAMGSFLYALDAKTGKPVEGFGDHGKIDLRTGLPDVAKDKYMVSNTPGTIFEDLIVMPIRLSEDSDAAPGDLRAFNVRTGKLVWTFHTIPYPGEFGYETFPKDAYKNTFTGAANNWAGTAIDRKRGILYVPTGSAGYDFYGGKRKGSNLFANCLIALDARTGKRLWHYQTMHHDMWDRDLPAPPNLITVTQKGPDGQPQRIDAVAQVSKQGYVFVFDRVTGKPLFPIKEVTAPKDALPGEFPWPTQPVPTKPAPYARQAYTLTDKDISRHAPDHDSLVIKFRSYKKALFAAPSKEGTVIMPGFDGGAEWGGAAADPEDGILYVNSNEMAWILTMKDTPKASEMSALSPGERVYTNYCVTCHGPQRKGNAKSGYPSLVDIGARRDRAFVSQIITSGKGMMPGFTMLTADEKQALVSFLFGDEKVEAASGATASNKTYLPYQSTGYNKFLDANGLPAIAPPWGTLNAINLNTGDFLWRIPFGEVESLKKQGVPTTGTENYGGPVVTASGLLFIAATKDGKFRVYDKKNGKLLWETMLPAAGFATPATYAVNGKQYVVIACGGTKLGTKKGNQYVAFALE is encoded by the coding sequence ATGTTAAAACCTCTTTCCGTTTGCATTGCTGCGTCAGCGCTTTTCCTGGTTGCCATTCAGCAAAAAGAATTTGAAATAAAACCAGCAGAAGACACCGAATGGACGGAATATCTCGGCGGCCCCGACCGTAACCACTATTCACCGCTGACGCAAATCAACCGGGAGAATGTAAACAAGCTGAAAGTGGCCTGGACATACGCTATGCCCGATTCCGGCCAGACGCAGGTAAATCCCATTATTGTCAATGGCATTCTGTATGGTGTGACGAACACCGTGCAAGCTTTTGCATTGGACGCCGCAACGGGTAAGCAAATCTGGCTTTTTGGTGATAAATCAAAAAACGGGTCTAACACAAGCCGCGGCCTCACATACTGGGCGGATGGCGAAGACAAGCGCATTATGCACGCAATGGGCTCGTTCCTGTATGCACTGGATGCCAAAACAGGCAAGCCTGTCGAGGGTTTCGGTGATCACGGAAAAATTGACCTTCGCACTGGCTTACCTGATGTGGCGAAAGACAAATACATGGTTTCCAACACGCCGGGGACGATATTTGAGGATCTGATCGTGATGCCAATCAGGCTTTCTGAGGACTCGGATGCAGCGCCCGGCGACTTGCGTGCATTCAATGTGCGAACCGGGAAACTTGTATGGACATTCCACACGATCCCCTATCCGGGCGAATTCGGATATGAGACATTCCCAAAGGACGCTTATAAGAATACCTTCACAGGTGCCGCAAACAACTGGGCAGGGACGGCAATAGACCGGAAACGCGGCATCTTATATGTTCCCACCGGATCTGCGGGTTATGATTTTTATGGGGGAAAAAGAAAAGGCTCCAACCTTTTTGCCAACTGCCTCATTGCCCTCGACGCGAGGACCGGCAAGCGGTTGTGGCATTATCAGACCATGCACCACGATATGTGGGACCGCGATCTGCCCGCGCCGCCCAACCTGATTACAGTAACGCAAAAAGGACCGGATGGCCAGCCGCAGCGAATTGACGCCGTAGCGCAGGTTAGCAAGCAAGGTTACGTCTTTGTTTTCGACCGGGTTACGGGCAAGCCATTGTTTCCCATCAAAGAAGTTACGGCCCCGAAAGATGCATTACCAGGAGAATTTCCATGGCCCACACAGCCCGTCCCAACCAAACCTGCCCCCTATGCCAGGCAAGCTTACACATTGACGGATAAAGATATAAGCCGTCATGCACCAGACCACGATTCACTCGTGATCAAGTTCAGAAGTTATAAAAAAGCATTGTTTGCAGCGCCGAGCAAGGAGGGAACGGTGATTATGCCGGGCTTTGACGGCGGTGCAGAATGGGGAGGCGCGGCGGCCGATCCGGAAGATGGCATTCTGTATGTCAACAGCAACGAAATGGCATGGATACTCACCATGAAAGACACGCCGAAAGCCAGCGAAATGTCCGCTCTGAGCCCGGGAGAAAGAGTTTATACCAATTATTGCGTAACCTGTCACGGCCCGCAGCGGAAAGGGAATGCCAAAAGCGGTTATCCTTCGCTCGTTGACATAGGCGCCCGCCGCGACCGCGCTTTCGTGAGCCAAATCATCACTTCGGGCAAAGGCATGATGCCGGGCTTTACCATGCTCACGGCCGACGAAAAGCAGGCCCTGGTTTCATTTTTATTCGGGGATGAAAAAGTTGAGGCTGCTTCCGGTGCAACGGCCTCAAATAAAACCTATTTGCCATATCAAAGCACTGGCTACAACAAATTTCTCGACGCAAATGGTCTTCCTGCCATTGCGCCGCCGTGGGGAACATTGAACGCCATTAATCTTAATACAGGCGATTTTCTATGGAGAATCCCTTTTGGCGAAGTGGAATCTTTGAAAAAGCAGGGCGTCCCTACTACGGGAACAGAAAACTATGGCGGACCTGTGGTGACTGCCAGCGGCTTACTCTTCATCGCGGCGACCAAGGACGGGAAATTCAGGGTTTATGATAAGAAAAACGGAAAGCTGCTTTGGGAGACAATGCTTCCGGCTGCCGGATTCGCGACGCCTGCCACTTACGCCGTGAACGGAAAGCAATATGTTGTCATTGCGTGCGGCGGCACCAAGCTCGGAACGAAGAAGGGGAATCAGTATGTGGCTTTTGCATTGGAATGA